From the Candidatus Delongbacteria bacterium genome, one window contains:
- the lptB gene encoding LPS export ABC transporter ATP-binding protein, producing the protein MSESATTGERVFRSADLVKTYGRRTVVGGVSIEVRTGEIVGLLGPNGAGKTTTFYMMTGMIRPTQGRIWLDEKDVTGMPMFRRARAGVGYLAQEASIFRKLSVEDNVLAILETMPLKRSQRHERLDSLLEELRVSHLRTHKAYTLSGGERRRVEIARALASDPAFMLLDEPFAGVDPIAVGDIQSIVHDLKRRKIGVLITDHNVHETLSITDRAYLLFEGRILKSGTAEELAEDEQVRRVYLGDNFRLNR; encoded by the coding sequence ATGAGCGAGTCTGCGACGACGGGCGAGCGCGTGTTCCGCAGCGCGGACCTGGTGAAGACCTACGGCCGCCGCACGGTGGTGGGCGGGGTCTCCATCGAGGTGCGCACCGGGGAGATCGTGGGCCTGTTGGGCCCCAACGGCGCCGGCAAGACCACCACCTTCTACATGATGACCGGGATGATCCGGCCGACCCAGGGCCGGATCTGGCTGGACGAGAAGGACGTGACGGGCATGCCCATGTTCCGCCGGGCCCGGGCCGGGGTGGGCTACCTGGCCCAGGAGGCGAGCATCTTCCGCAAGCTCTCCGTGGAGGACAACGTGCTGGCCATCCTGGAGACCATGCCCCTGAAGCGCAGCCAGCGCCACGAGCGCCTGGACAGCCTGCTGGAGGAGCTGCGAGTCTCGCACCTGCGGACCCACAAGGCCTACACCCTGTCCGGCGGCGAGCGCCGGCGGGTGGAGATCGCCCGGGCGCTGGCCTCCGACCCGGCCTTCATGCTGCTGGACGAGCCCTTCGCGGGGGTGGATCCCATCGCGGTGGGTGACATTCAATCCATCGTCCATGACCTCAAGCGACGAAAGATCGGGGTGCTGATCACCGATCATAATGTCCACGAGACCTTGAGCATCACGGATCGGGCCTATCTGCTCTTCGAGGGCCGGATCCTCAAGTCGGGCACGGCCGAGGAGCTGGCCGAGGATGAGCAGGTGCGCCGGGTCTACCTGGGTGACAATTTCCGGCTCAATCGATAG
- the coaE gene encoding dephospho-CoA kinase (Dephospho-CoA kinase (CoaE) performs the final step in coenzyme A biosynthesis.), whose amino-acid sequence MTLPIAITGGIGSGKSLLADWLRAAGHPVLDADEIGRRVVDENPALQAALAAEFGAEIQGPAGLDRAELGRRAFASAARLERLNALVFPYLWDALESGLGACRAPACFVDAALIFEWGVAGRFAEIWVVTAPAALRLERAARRLGRPPEELLARLERQWPQAEKIRRASCVLDNSAAPLQLWEQADEQLRRLALAGLPPHTRPVGA is encoded by the coding sequence ATGACCCTGCCCATCGCCATCACCGGAGGAATCGGTTCGGGCAAGAGCCTGCTGGCGGACTGGCTGCGCGCCGCCGGCCACCCCGTGCTGGACGCGGACGAAATCGGGCGCCGGGTGGTGGACGAGAATCCCGCCCTCCAGGCCGCCCTGGCGGCCGAGTTCGGCGCCGAAATCCAGGGTCCGGCGGGCCTGGACCGGGCCGAGCTGGGACGGCGGGCCTTTGCTTCGGCGGCCCGGCTGGAGCGGCTGAACGCGCTGGTCTTTCCTTACCTTTGGGACGCGCTGGAGAGCGGGCTTGGCGCCTGCCGGGCCCCGGCCTGTTTCGTGGACGCTGCGCTGATCTTCGAGTGGGGCGTGGCCGGGCGCTTCGCCGAGATCTGGGTGGTGACGGCTCCGGCCGCCCTGCGCCTGGAACGGGCCGCCCGCCGGCTGGGCCGGCCGCCGGAGGAGCTGTTGGCCCGCCTGGAGCGCCAGTGGCCCCAGGCAGAGAAGATCCGCCGGGCCAGCTGCGTGCTGGACAACAGCGCCGCGCCGCTCCAACTGTGGGAGCAGGCCGACGAACAGCTGCGGCGCCTCGCGTTGGCTGGCTTGCCGCCCCACACCCGCCCGGTCGGAGCGTGA
- the rpoN gene encoding RNA polymerase factor sigma-54, with the protein MYLRQEVSMRQDMVQTPQQILRSELLQLPVMLLEARLKLEVEENPALEFAEAELGVEDLREPGKEDDEPDDDQTKENVEMDEALSDEDNWDEFINEDNLTPYGREPASQSTQELLDIPRPQIQTLQERLADQMQMDPALDYEDQRLGLEIIGNMGDSGYLECGTDYLALLLEAPVERVERVLARIQRYDPVGICARNLRECLLVQLEVLAENGHANPIALRIVRDHYEEFSGKRYENLARLLGGSLEEIRAAFAFIARLNPKPGQGELKEKENYIIPDLVVERVEHELEDGTREEDFVVSLVDGSMPTVRISRAYEELIRSRKKMEKSVREFVVRKVESARWFLSAIQQRRETMLRVTRSIVKLQIEFFRYGKEAIRPMILRDVAEDIEMDISTVSRVTNRKYVQTEWGVFELKYFFSERLATDSGEDVSTKIIRDRLKAIIDGEDKKKPLSDQTIANLLKKEGYHVARRTVQKYREQLRIPVKRLRREI; encoded by the coding sequence ATGTACCTCCGCCAGGAAGTGAGCATGCGCCAGGACATGGTGCAGACTCCCCAGCAGATCCTGCGCAGCGAACTCCTGCAGTTGCCCGTGATGCTGCTCGAGGCGCGGTTGAAGCTGGAGGTGGAGGAGAATCCGGCGTTGGAGTTCGCCGAGGCCGAGCTGGGGGTGGAGGATCTGCGCGAGCCGGGCAAGGAGGACGACGAGCCCGACGACGACCAGACCAAGGAAAACGTCGAGATGGACGAGGCCCTGAGCGACGAGGACAATTGGGACGAGTTCATCAACGAGGACAACCTGACGCCCTACGGCCGCGAACCGGCCTCCCAGTCCACCCAGGAACTGCTCGACATCCCCCGGCCCCAGATCCAGACCCTGCAGGAGCGGCTGGCCGACCAGATGCAGATGGACCCGGCCCTGGACTACGAGGACCAGCGGCTGGGGCTGGAGATCATCGGCAACATGGGCGACTCGGGCTACCTGGAGTGCGGCACGGACTACCTGGCCCTGCTGCTGGAGGCGCCCGTGGAGCGCGTGGAGCGCGTGCTGGCCCGCATCCAGCGCTACGACCCCGTCGGCATCTGCGCGCGCAACCTGCGCGAGTGCCTGCTGGTGCAGCTGGAGGTTCTGGCGGAGAACGGCCACGCCAACCCCATCGCCCTGCGCATCGTGCGCGACCACTACGAGGAGTTCAGCGGCAAGCGCTACGAGAACCTGGCCCGCCTGCTGGGCGGCAGCCTGGAGGAGATCCGCGCCGCCTTCGCCTTCATCGCCCGCCTGAACCCCAAGCCCGGCCAGGGCGAGCTGAAGGAGAAGGAGAACTACATCATCCCCGACCTGGTGGTGGAGCGCGTGGAGCACGAGCTGGAGGACGGCACCCGGGAGGAGGATTTCGTGGTCAGCCTGGTGGACGGCAGCATGCCCACGGTGCGCATCAGCCGGGCCTACGAGGAGCTGATCCGCTCGCGCAAAAAGATGGAGAAGAGCGTGCGCGAGTTCGTGGTGCGCAAGGTGGAGAGCGCCCGCTGGTTCCTCTCCGCCATCCAGCAGCGCCGCGAGACCATGCTGCGTGTGACACGCTCCATCGTCAAGCTGCAGATCGAGTTCTTCCGCTACGGCAAGGAAGCCATCCGCCCGATGATCCTGCGCGACGTGGCGGAGGACATCGAGATGGACATCTCCACCGTCAGTCGCGTGACCAACCGCAAGTACGTCCAGACGGAGTGGGGCGTCTTCGAGCTGAAGTACTTCTTCAGCGAGCGCCTGGCCACGGACTCGGGCGAGGACGTCTCCACCAAGATCATCCGCGACCGCCTGAAGGCGATCATCGACGGCGAGGACAAGAAGAAGCCCCTCTCCGACCAGACCATCGCCAACCTGCTGAAGAAGGAAGGCTACCACGTGGCCCGGCGCACGGTGCAGAAGTACCGCGAGCAGCTGCGGATCCCCGTCAAACGCCTCCGGCGGGAGATCTAG
- a CDS encoding BamA/TamA family outer membrane protein, which produces MRAFPLLLGWLSRLSLLGLLLAGPLWGFGQNKVQYGGKDWSFIQTGHFDVYYYEGGYEQAVFTAQTADSAYNLLKLDYNWELPEGERIVIITYQSHNDFSNTNLTGSVVPESVGGFTEFYKNRVVVPFQGSWEDYRHVIHHELNHAFQLAMFYGENVLQGAIRFPLPLWFAEGCAEYTSRGGWDREANMFMADAVVSGYLPDIPYLGGFLAYKGGQSVFCYLEDEFGRERFAELMHKVRSSRSVERGMESTLGFGVEELSRQWKDYLRRLYWPEIQDRVRAGEFADRVTDHLELENFINNSPAISPDGDRMVFLSDRTGYFDLYLAHITEPQKARRLLRGQQSGKFEELHWLRPGIAWSPDGERIAFASKAGDEDELFLLDARDGSIERSWSFGLQGLFSPAFSPDGRWVAFVAQQEGQSDIWLLEVVSGQLRRLTSDRYSDFDPSFSPDGAQLLFTSDRGDDLSRSGRDGMAGKSYRTLEVYRAGLAGLLADSSAAVPLERLTRSHYAKRTPVWVRHAAEAAGPREEIFFVSDAGGAWNLYSLDAQARPDAGAPPVPERRTRMLTGVFQPSVSRQGKLLFSSFENGGYDIFLHKDIDRLERLGPMPADDHDQLPFNRLHVRRQPPRPAELLPGPAEDERWRQVDFSDLSTFGSETYERWMNRGQRKSEESTQLEARVEAPRVDAQGRYVPKPYKLHFSPDMSQASAQYDDLFGLQAVSQLVFSDLLGNHHIYCYLNFYNRIEFSNIYSYYQYSAQRLQVLGGAFRYVHYLAGEVPDRYYRDGLSGAELSLSYPLSRFTRLQLDNRFSYVQRDSVNANNYQSDQYDQPVYKAYQRGRFLTSGLSWVFDNTLWGEISPVNGWRGTADYTRGFPVKGSADAGNDFHTLTLDLRRYQRISNDVQLALRATGGLSAGETPQRFFLGGARNWINTRYFHSSDDQRNNNLRSNIEELYYAELVLPLRGAALYQREGDRYLLGNAELRFPILRYLVTGWPVTLAFQNLRGVVFTDVGGAWDHGGSWNATDSRGHLEDLLQSYGWGFRVNLGVVLLKMDWAWVTTWNGNPDGPQFVLTMGTDF; this is translated from the coding sequence ATGCGCGCCTTTCCCCTTCTCCTCGGTTGGCTGTCCCGGCTGAGCCTGCTCGGCCTGTTGCTGGCCGGCCCGCTCTGGGGCTTCGGCCAGAACAAGGTCCAGTACGGCGGCAAGGACTGGTCCTTCATCCAGACCGGGCACTTCGACGTCTACTACTACGAGGGCGGCTACGAGCAGGCGGTGTTCACGGCCCAGACGGCGGACAGCGCCTACAACCTGCTCAAGCTCGACTACAACTGGGAGCTGCCCGAAGGCGAGCGCATCGTCATCATCACCTACCAGAGCCACAACGATTTCTCCAACACCAACCTGACGGGCTCCGTGGTCCCCGAGAGCGTGGGCGGATTCACGGAGTTCTACAAGAACCGCGTGGTGGTGCCCTTCCAGGGCTCTTGGGAGGACTACCGGCACGTGATCCACCACGAGCTGAACCACGCCTTCCAGCTGGCCATGTTCTACGGGGAGAACGTGCTGCAGGGGGCGATCCGCTTTCCCCTCCCCCTCTGGTTCGCCGAGGGCTGCGCCGAGTACACCAGCCGCGGCGGCTGGGACCGCGAGGCCAATATGTTCATGGCCGACGCCGTGGTCTCGGGCTACCTGCCGGACATCCCCTACCTGGGCGGCTTCCTGGCCTACAAGGGCGGCCAGAGCGTCTTCTGCTACCTGGAGGACGAGTTCGGCCGTGAGCGCTTCGCCGAGCTGATGCACAAGGTGCGCAGCTCGCGCAGCGTGGAGCGCGGGATGGAGAGCACGCTGGGCTTCGGCGTGGAGGAGCTCTCGCGCCAGTGGAAGGACTACCTGCGCCGGCTCTACTGGCCCGAGATCCAGGACCGCGTCCGGGCAGGCGAGTTCGCCGACCGGGTGACCGACCACCTGGAGCTGGAGAACTTCATCAACAACAGCCCGGCCATCAGTCCCGACGGGGACCGGATGGTCTTCCTGAGCGACCGCACGGGCTACTTCGATCTTTACCTGGCGCACATCACCGAGCCCCAGAAAGCCCGGCGCCTGCTGCGCGGCCAGCAGTCCGGCAAGTTCGAGGAGCTGCACTGGCTGCGGCCGGGCATCGCCTGGTCTCCGGACGGCGAGCGCATCGCCTTCGCCAGCAAGGCCGGCGACGAGGACGAGCTCTTCCTGCTGGACGCGCGGGACGGCTCCATCGAGCGGAGTTGGTCCTTCGGCCTGCAGGGCCTGTTCAGCCCGGCCTTCAGTCCCGACGGGCGCTGGGTGGCCTTCGTGGCCCAGCAGGAGGGCCAGAGCGACATCTGGCTGCTCGAGGTGGTGAGCGGCCAGCTGCGGCGGCTCACTTCCGACCGCTACAGCGATTTCGACCCCAGCTTCAGCCCGGACGGCGCCCAGCTGCTGTTCACCAGCGACCGCGGCGACGACCTGAGCCGCAGCGGCCGGGACGGCATGGCCGGCAAGAGCTACCGCACGCTGGAAGTCTACCGCGCCGGGCTGGCCGGCCTGCTGGCGGACAGCAGCGCGGCCGTGCCGCTGGAACGGCTGACGCGCTCGCACTACGCCAAGCGCACGCCGGTCTGGGTGCGGCACGCGGCGGAGGCTGCGGGGCCCCGCGAAGAGATCTTCTTCGTCAGCGACGCCGGCGGCGCCTGGAACCTCTACTCGCTGGACGCCCAGGCGCGGCCGGACGCGGGCGCTCCGCCCGTTCCCGAACGGCGCACGCGCATGCTGACGGGCGTCTTCCAGCCCTCCGTCTCCCGCCAGGGCAAGCTGCTCTTCAGTTCCTTCGAGAACGGCGGCTACGACATCTTCCTGCACAAGGACATCGACCGCCTGGAGCGGCTGGGGCCCATGCCCGCCGACGATCACGACCAGCTGCCCTTCAACCGCCTGCACGTGCGCCGGCAGCCGCCCCGCCCGGCGGAACTGCTGCCCGGCCCGGCGGAGGACGAGCGCTGGCGGCAGGTGGATTTCAGCGACCTCTCCACCTTTGGCAGCGAGACCTATGAGCGCTGGATGAACCGCGGCCAGCGCAAGTCCGAGGAGTCCACCCAGCTTGAGGCCCGGGTGGAGGCGCCGCGCGTGGACGCCCAGGGCCGCTACGTGCCCAAGCCCTACAAGCTCCACTTCAGCCCGGACATGTCCCAGGCCTCGGCCCAGTACGACGACCTGTTCGGCCTGCAGGCCGTCAGCCAGCTGGTGTTCAGCGACCTGCTGGGCAACCACCACATCTACTGCTATCTCAACTTCTACAACCGCATCGAGTTCTCGAACATCTACAGCTACTACCAGTACAGCGCGCAGCGCCTGCAGGTGCTGGGCGGCGCCTTCCGCTACGTACACTACCTGGCCGGCGAGGTGCCGGACCGCTACTACCGCGACGGGCTCTCCGGCGCCGAACTCAGCCTCTCCTACCCGCTCTCGCGCTTCACGCGCCTGCAGCTGGACAACCGCTTCAGCTACGTCCAGCGCGACAGCGTCAATGCCAACAACTACCAGAGCGACCAGTACGACCAGCCGGTCTACAAGGCCTATCAGCGCGGGCGCTTCCTCACCAGCGGCCTCTCGTGGGTCTTCGACAACACGCTCTGGGGGGAGATCAGCCCGGTGAACGGCTGGCGCGGCACGGCCGACTACACGCGGGGCTTCCCGGTCAAGGGCTCGGCGGACGCGGGCAACGACTTCCACACCCTGACCCTGGACCTGCGCCGCTACCAGCGGATCAGCAACGACGTCCAACTGGCCCTGCGCGCCACGGGCGGCCTCTCGGCGGGGGAGACGCCCCAGCGCTTCTTCCTGGGCGGGGCGCGCAATTGGATCAACACGCGCTACTTCCACTCCAGTGACGACCAGCGCAACAACAACCTGCGCTCGAACATCGAGGAGCTCTACTACGCCGAACTCGTGCTGCCCCTGCGCGGCGCGGCGCTCTACCAGCGCGAGGGCGACCGCTACCTGCTGGGCAACGCCGAGCTGCGCTTCCCCATCCTGCGCTACCTCGTGACGGGCTGGCCCGTCACGCTGGCCTTCCAGAACCTGCGCGGCGTGGTCTTCACCGACGTGGGCGGCGCCTGGGACCACGGCGGCTCCTGGAACGCCACCGACTCCCGCGGCCACCTGGAGGACCTGCTCCAGAGCTACGGCTGGGGCTTCCGCGTCAACCTGGGCGTGGTGCTGCTGAAAATGGACTGGGCCTGGGTCACCACCTGGAACGGCAACCCCGACGGCCCGCAATTCGTGCTCACCATGGGCACCGATTTTTAG